The segment TTCCTGCACGTCTTCAAGCGGTACGCCTTGCTCCAGCAAGTCCGTTGCCGTCGTCGCCCGGAATGAGTGGCAAGTGAGGATTGTCGGCAAACCCGCGGCTGCGAGTCGCCGTTTCACCATACGGTGGATGTCCTTAGCCTCAAACGGACGGTCGCTTAACTGCTGTGTCCGGCCGAGCGCGGTGCGAAAGAGCGGCGCGTCAGAATCGCCCGCTGGGGCGGCCGCAATATACTCCTCGATATAGCCTTGCAAGTCATGGCGGCACGGAATCTGCCGATCCACGCCGCCCTTCTCGTCGAATCGAAGATAATGCTGACGGCCGTCGGTGTAATAGTCGCGAAGCCGGAGCTTCGAGACCGCGCCGGCTCGGCAGGCCGTGTACATCAAGGTGGCAAGAATCGCCCGGTCGCGCAGACCGATGACGCCGGACGTATCAATAGAATGAAGCAAAGCGCGGGCCTGGGCGGGGTCGGTCGCCGGCGTTTTTCCGATGACGTTTCTAACGACCGGGCCACGAACAGAGGACGCGGGATTGAGCGCGACGGCGTGGCGCTGCACAAGTGCATCGAAGAACTTCCGGATCGCGGCCAGGTGGAGTTTGCGCGTCGGCTTCGACGCGGGCCTGCTATCGGTCGTCATGAGCGTGCGGATATAGTGACCGACGCCGCCGGGCGGGATGCGGGCAAGGTCGAGGTCTTCGGCCTCGCACCATTTCAGGAAACGGTGGACGGCGTGGCGGTAGGCCCTGCGGGTATAATCGCTGGCGATCTGGTCGCCGAAGAATTCGGCGTAGGCGAACCGTGCGTTCGCGCCGGCATCGGCGACGATGACTGGGACTTCGATGCCCTCGATTGGCGTCAACTCGCGTACGGGTTGAAGAACTATGGAAGTTTCATTCAAAGGACCTCCGCGGCGTGAATTGTTGACGAAGCGTTAACCTGCGACATGAGCGTTAACTCGTGGGATATAACTACTTTTGTGTACCACGAACACTCGTAGCAGAAAATGTTAAACAAATTCTTAATGGCATAACGGGTCGTTTATCAAATGGACCGATCGTTCCTTGCCCGATGTCGTGCTACAGCAATGTCGGCCGACCGAAGTTTGATGATAGGCAACTCGGTGGACGTGAGAGTTGTTGTGAAGCGATGTTGATCATCCATGCGGTCAAGGCGAAACCTTCCACGTTCCGCATCGTGCGTTGGGTTTGCATGCAAGAGTGTCGGTTGCCCCGTTTTCGGGCATTCGATTGCCAGCCCGAATTCTCGCAATTCGGCGTTGAGCCATCTGGACAGCTCCTTCTTTTCTTCGTAGGTGGCGTGCGGCAGGCGTCGCACACGCTCATTTAGGGCCGGCCCCAACGCGATGGCCGTTTCCTCGCAAACCACATCGTTTAATCGACGCAGCCTCCTTCGCAGTGAGTCGTAGCCGGCTGGTGCGTCCCGCAATATGACCTGGATGGCCTTGCGAAGTTTTTCAAATTGTTGATCCTCTTGGTTGTCGCTCGGCATTCTGGGGGTGGTTCCGCAGTTGGGGACTACCACCGATAGCACAGCGAGTGGCACTTCGGCAACCTCTAATCGACGGGTAGGTACGCTTCACAGGAACGCAGCATGAGCCGGGCGACCGGATGCGCGGCTGCCGTTCGCCCTCTCCAAACAAGCGCTTGTAATCGCCTTCGCGTTCCTGACTCTGTAGCCTTTTGTGGGGAGAGTGTCGGTCGAGGGCATTGGGAGCATTCACGTTGATTGAGCTGCTGGTGGTGATCGCCATCATCGAGTTCCTGACGCTTTGCCCTTTTCTGGCGAAGGCGTCGGTCGAAGGTAATCGAAGGCATTCACGTTGATTGAGTTGCTCGTGGTGATCGCCATCATCGCGTTTTTGACGCTGTGGCCGCCTCCGAGGATGTGCGCTGGTCGAGCGAAAGCGGGCTTTCACGTTGATTGAGTTGCTTGTAGCGCAAGCGATCATCGCCTTGTTTATCTCGATGATGGCGCCATTCCTGCCTTTTCGGCATGTAATCGAGGGTGGCGTATCAACTTCCTTGATATGTAATTCGTTGCGCCACAGCAATTTGTAACGCAATGGTAGAGCGGTATTCGGTCCAGGGAACAGTTGCCGAGTGATCGACGCGCAAGAAAATGGCTATCAAGGACAAGAATAATGTTGAAATCACCTTCCAAAACAGTGAGAATCTACACGTGCCAGCTGCCCTGGCACGTCGGTTTCTTTTCAATATCCCTGACGATTCATACTGATGCCTTGGTAGGCCCACCCGGGTTCTGCGAATTCCACCTGATGAGCCAGAGTTTTTCGTCATGCGAAAGTGCCGCCGCGTCAATCGAAGGGGAGACTGCGCAAAGAAGGAAGCTCCGCGCGCTGACGTGATAAACTGTGGTGATAGCGATCATCGCGCTGTTGATTTCAATAGTTCGTTTACAAAGAGCAAGGGCACTCAACGGCACATTAGTTTTCATCTCGGATTCGGCGGCTCGGGGCACGACGAAACGGCGAACCACGTCAACCGTGTATCCATAGATTTGTCAGTGTCCGGAGACCTTGATGCGCTGGCCGCCCACGGCGCTGAGATTCTCTGTCAGTGCCTTGAGCGCGCCTTCAAGCAATCTGGGGCGGGCAATTTCCCGAGCCCAATCGCTAGTCAGCCCCAAGAACAGAACGAGCCGGAAAGCGCGCTTCCAGTCCAGAAGGCGGCTTTGTCTTTTTTCGCAAGATTGCTGCTGGAGAAGCTAGTCGAATTCGACATCTGTGCTAGCGGCCCGGGTTTCCCGCAAGACGCCTGGCTATCGCTTTCTGCGTGGTTCAAGGCGGCTCGGATCGACCGGCATCGTGGCGACGCTCTAACGCTCATCTCAGAATTGACGGATGCAGGACTCGTAGAAGTGCGTAGCACGCCGATGCAAGTGCGATACAAGGCCAGCCGCGCGGCCCGACGTTTTCTGGAATCTCTAAAGAACAAAAGTTGACTTAGCCCTTGCGCCTGGCAGTGAGACGCCAAACTCCGCCAAGACCTACCCAAGACACGGCTCCCGATTGCTCCCAACTTGCCGCCAAACTTCGCATTCGCGTGGTTCATAATCATCGTTGAAGAGTAACGTGCATTGTGCGCCCAGCGACGATTACAGGAGCCACGGTGGTTTATGGAGTCGATGGCGATCGAATTGGTGCCGCTCAGCCGGATTGAAATTCGCTCGAACGTGCGCGACCGGCTCGTCGAGGATGAGCAAATCGCTCTGGCCGAGAGCATTAGGCAGAATGGAATCCAAGTGCCGTGCATCGGCTATGAAGATGGAGCGTTCGTTGTACCGTTGGACGGGCATCGGCGAATCGACGCAGCGCCACGGGCCGGTTTGGACGCTGTGCCCATGTGCGTCCTCGATCATCCCCCGAGTCATGGGGAAGCCGCAAGACTTCAACTTGTCATTAACTGCTATCGCGCCGACCTCAAGCCCACGGAGCGTGGAAGAGCTTACGAGCGGCTGATGACTGAATTCGGGGTAACTGCTGCTGAATTGGCGTCACACGCCAACGAGAAATCGGAGGCAACGATTTCCAAGCTTGTGGCGATCCTTGTCCTTCCTAAACCGATTCAGGACCTGATCGACGCAGGCCGAATTCCGATCAGCAGCGGCTACGCACTGGCAACAGTGAATAACTCGGTAGAACGGGAGCAGCTTGTCGCCGGTGTCTTAGACGGCCGTCTAAAGCGTGACCAACTCGTCAAGCTAATCAAGTCCCGCAAGCGCGATCAGCAACCGCCACGACGGCCGCGACAAGCGAAGCGCCCGCCGCGAGAGCGCGTAACCATGCCACTGGGCGCGGGCCGCGCAATCACGGTCGCTGGCCCCGAACTGAGCGTGGACACGCTCATCACGTGGCTGGACCAATTGCTCAATCGGATCAAACGCATCAACGCGCCAGGTGTTGGGCTAAAGGACCTAGCCACGTTGCTCAGGCCGACCCAAACGGCGGAACGGAAATCGGATTAGGACCGCTTTCGGGCGAGCGTTACGCCCGATCCTAGGCGGTTCACAGTGTGTCTCAAAGAGTGAAAGGTGATGAAACATGGAAACGAAAGATTGCCTGAAGGAAGCCGCAAAAGACGTTGTCCGCGGTTGTGTGTCTATTCCGCTGATGTACAGCCTGGCAATAGCAGCCACGGTCGAGAAGGTTGGCGGATGGGTGTTCGACATCCTCGACAAGCTGTCGGACAAAGGGAAACGCAATTCGAGAACCGGTCGGCAGAAGTGATTGCATATGGAACGACGCGCCGCGACAAGCGTCGCGGGGCGTCGTCGTGATCTTGGCTGGCGCACGCCAGCGAGAGAAAGGCGGAAGGTCATGTCAGAATTTTTCAGTTTCCTGAAAGTGTTTGCGATCTGTGGGACCGTGTTCTTTGTTGCAACAGCGGTGCTCATGTCCCTGCCGCAATCCAAGCTGCGGTCGGTGGGGATGGAAATGTCCAAGTGGGCGCTCGTCTGCGGGCTGTTGCTGATGGTTCCTTCGCCTGTCGATGTGCTGCCGGATGTCGTGCCCGGCGTCGGCTGGCTCGACGATTTCGGCTACATCATCGGTGCGATCGGCGCTGCGAAGGGCGCCATGAACGAGCGCAAGCGACGGGCCATGTGGGAGGAAGCGGAGTTTGAGGAAACCCTGGCCGCGAAGCGCGGCGAAGCGTCCCCGTCTGATTCCGACGACGACGACGATCAAAGGGAGGCGGCGTGATGCTCGGACGACTGTTTAGACGAAGGTCTGTACCGCCGACTCGGCCAAAGAGATGGGAGTTGACGGACGAAATCCTGCGCTTGTCGCGCGATGATTCGTGGACAATCCGAGACGCGACTGAGGGGACTTTGATCCAGGGAGCAACAGGAAAAGGAAAGTCGAGCGGGAGCGGTCGAACAGTTGGAACTTCAATGCTTAATGCCGGATTCGGCGGCCTCGTGCTGACGGCCAAGTCTGACGAGCGGGCTCTGTGGGAGTCCTATTGCCGCGAAACGGGCCGGCTCGGCGACCTGCTCATCGTCGGGCCGGATGCGAAGCTGCGATTCAACTTTCTGGATCACGAGTTGAATCGGCAGGGAACGGGCGCGGGCCTGACCGAGAACATCGTCAACGTATTCTCGACCGTTATGGAAATCCGCGATCGCAACGCTGGTGCCGGCGGCGGCCGTGAAGACGGCACCTTCTGGAAACAGGGAGCGCTCAAAGGAATGCGCAACTCAGTCGATCTCGTATCGCTTGCTACAGGGGGAGTTTCCGTGCCGGACCTAGTGCGTGTTGTGTTGTCCGCGCCGCTCTCACCAGCGCAGATTTGCGATCGCGGGTTTCAAGAGTCGTCGCTCTGCTTTCAGTACCTAAAAGTGGCGGATCAAAAAGAGAAGACCGAGCGGCAGACTCACGATTTCGGCGTGGTCGCCGACTACTACCTGCTCGAATGGCCCAACCTAGCCGAGCGGACTCGGAGCGTTATTCAGGCGACGTTCATGGGATGGGCCGACATGCTCAATCGGGGCCTGCTGCGCGAGCTATTCTGCACGGATACGACGATAACTCCGGAGGCAGTCGAGAACGGCAAGATCATCCTGATCGACCTGCCAGTGAAGGAGTTCGGAGAAGTCGGTCAGTTCGCGCAAGTACTGTTCAAGTACTGCTTTCAGCGCAGCATCGAACGCCGTAACGTCGCCGAGAGTCCACGCCCCGTCTTCCTGTGGGCCGACGAGGCGCAGCATTTCATCACGTCGTACGACATGCAGTTCCAGACGACGTGCCGCTCCGCGCGCGTTGCTACGGTCAATCTGACGCAGAACGTGAGCAACGTGTACGCAGCGCTCGGCGGGGGCGACAAGGGGCGCGCAGAGGCCGATTCGCTGTTCGCCAATCTGAATACCAAGATCTTTCACGCCAACGGTGACCCGGTGACGAACGAATGGGCCGCCTCGCTCATCGGCCGCGCGCGGCAGTTTCTCGCCAGCGGCAACAGTTCCTACGACAACGATCACCGATGGGCAGCGGCCGTCGGGCTTGATTGGCTGGACGGCGGCGGCTCCACGTCCGCCGGGTTCAGCGAGACATTCGAGTACGAAGTCCAGCCGCGGGAGTTCACGCGGCTTCGCACGGGCGGTCCCGCGAACGGTTGGATTGTGGACGGCATCGTCTTTCAGAACGGCCGCACGTTCGCCGCGTCGGGCCGCACCTGGCTCAAGACGGCATTCAGGCAAAGGCCATAAGCAGAGGGCATCTTCATGCACGACGACCAGTCAGCAGGACCATTCGACGGACTCCGCAGATTTCTCGGCGGCGTCGCATTTGTCGCGAGGGCGTTCGAGGCCTCAGTCGTTGTTTTTCTGCACGAGCCCGGTTCCTTCGGCGAGCGCTATCTCGGCCTACAGGCCGGCGTGGCGCTGCTGCTGATCTTCTTCTGGCCGGTGCTGTGCGAGCCGCATCACGACGCGACGCCGATGCTCATCTACGCGGGAGCGTATTGCCTTGCCTGTGTTGTCATTCGGGCGCGGTTGCAGCTCCGGCGGAAGCGCGGCCTGCCGCAGCCTCACACACGTTACAGCGGCAGTCCCGGATTGTTACGGCGTTTCCGACGAATGGACGAAGTGAAGGCCAAGCAAATCGTCGAGCCGTTTCTGACGTTTGCGGTCGGAGCCGTCATGCTCAATTTCAGCCCGCCGCTCGGCGGGTATCTGATGATCGCCAGCGCCGGATTGATGATCTCGAACGGGCTAGCCGCCGAGTACGAACGGCGGCGGGTCTCCGATATGCACGACGCATACCTGGAACAACGCGGCGTCGCGGAGCGGTTCCGCGACATGCGCGGTGAGTAATCAACGAAATCAAGGGTGAATCATGGCAGACAAACAACCACAACCGAAGATCGGCGCCGGCCACGCGCAGGCGATGTTCCGGCAGGGCCTCACCGAATTGCGCGCGGCGCTCTATCCGGAATCAAACGTAGCGCAGCCGAGCGTCTATGGCATCGCTGGGACTCGGACTCCCGGCGAAGTCATGCAGGAGAAACAAGGCGAGCTGCGCGACCCGGACGAAAAGCCGTCCATCCTGGGCGAACGGCTCAAGCAGGTCGAGCGAGAGACAAACGTCCGCGAGCCGGAACCTGAAAGAGAAAGGGAGTAGTCTCAAATGGAGTCACACACAATTGGATTCGCCATTGCGCTGATCCTGGTGGTTTGCCATCTGATGCAAAAAGCGCATTCGTACATCATCAACAAAGTGCGAAATAACATCCAGCACTCTCACTCAGGTATCGTCGCTCTTCCGCCATCAAGAGTGCGAAAAACATTGCACAAGTTCTACCAGTCCAAGGCGTGCTCATTTGATTGTATAAAAGACGGAGCGTGGGCTTATCAGCGCGGTTGTATCCTTACATTTCGACAAGTCGATCACACGGTCAATTGGCATCTGGTACCGCAAGTCGTTTCGATTGTTCTTCTCACCGAATCTGGCAAAACAAAAGTGGACATCTGCTACCGGGTCTTGCCGACCGTGCGCATCACACAAAAGGCAGCGAACCAGTTTGTCGCGTGCGCAAGTTCCGAAGGCACAAAAGCGTTGGAAATGCTCAAAGAACTGAGCTGCAAGAACGAAGCAGTCATGAAGAGCGGCCGCACATCAGCCGCGTCTGACGCTGGACGCAGCGAGGGATTCGCGGAGGGGCTGATAGAGGACAGCTACGAAAGACGGGGCCAACCCTCTGAGATTCCTGGATAGTTCAAGGAAGGAAAACAGGCACATGGGCAAGGTCATTGATTTCCTGGCGTTCGTGATGACGTTGTGGATGCTCTACTGCTTCGCCCGTCACGGCATCTATCCGGCAATACGGCTCGTTCTTCGCATGATCGGCGCGGTCGTGCGCTTCGTCACAAGCTATCTACAGCGGGAGCCCTGCGACGCAACTGCCGAGCACGTCGCTGAGGTGTGCGCCTCATCGATCATCGTGGCTCCCAGTCGGCAGCAAACGGATCATGATTGACACGGCCGTCGAAAACCTGGTTCCCCTCCGCGATGTGCCCCAGCGCCTACCGGCACGCCGCGCCCGCCGGGAACCCCACTCTCCGCCAGATTGCTGCGGAAAGTCGTCGGAGCGCCTGTCTACAATTGAGGGGCCGGGTATACTGATACGCGACCATGCCGCCGCGCGGCGGTGGATGGTCAGCGTGATCGCGGCGAGAGCCTTGGAGATTCACCGCGAACGCCGCAAGCGGAGAGACGAACAGGCGCAGGAGCCGGGCGGGAATGACGATGGTAATGCTCACGGGACAACGGAACGGGAACAGGAAGGGCATCGAGGGTAGCGGCAAATACGACGCGATGTACGCGCGCTATTCAAGCCACGCGCAGGATGACGGCACAAGCATCGCCATTCAAATCGATTCGTGCGAGAAGGCGGCGGGCAAGCCGCTCAAGCACTTCATCGACGAAGCGAAGACAGGCCGCACGACAGGCGGACGGACCGAATTGCTGAAGTTGATTTCGGAAGCGGAAGCCGGCCGCATCGAACGGCTCTACGTCTACAAATTTGATCGCCTCGGCCGCGCCGCCGAAACGCACGTTCTGGTCGAAGACCTCGAACAACACGGCGTCGAAGTCATAAGCGTGACTGAAGGCACGAACGCGCTGGCTCGCGGCGTGCAACTCGTCGTCGCGGCAGACTATAGCCGTGTGCTGGCGGAGCGGACGCGCGACGGTCTGGTCCAGCGGCACAAGCAAGGATGCTGGACGGGCGGGCCTCCGCCATATGGCTACCGCGTCATTCAAGCGGCAGACGGCAAGAAGCGTCTGGCGATTCATCCCGATGAGGCGGCGACGGTCAGATTCGTCTTTGAGACCTACGACTCGGAAGCGGTGAGCCTCAAGGAAATTGCTAATCGGGTTCGCGATCGCGGAGTGCCGACGCGACTCGGCGGGCCATGGGGCTTCACGACGGTTCGCGGCATTCTAACGAATTACATGGTCGTCGGCGAAGTCCGCTTCCTTCGTCGCTGCTACAAACTCAATCGGACGACCGGCAAGCGTCTGCCGAAGTGGAGGGATCAGGATCGGCACCTGGTGAGCCGGGACGAGTCGCTGCGGATCATCGACGATGCGATATTCGAGCGCGTTCAAAAGCGGCTTGCCGAGAATTCGGTGGAGCGGCCGCGGGGCGTAGCCGAACTGCGACCATTCACGCGACACCTGTTCTGCGGCGAGTGCGGCTGTGTGTACTACTGCCGCAAGAGCAAGAACGCCAAAGCTGAATACCACTACTACAGTTGCGGCCGCCGCATGGCGAAACGGGAAGGCGAATGCGGAAACGCGGCGACGGTCCGTGAGGATCGGCTTGTTGCTCGGATTCAGGCCGCAATGGCGGCCGTCTTCGACGATATGGACGGTGTCCTGGACGAAGTCATGACCATGTCGCAGGAGGCTCTCGAAGAGAACCGCAACGAGTCGAGCCGCCTCAAGGGCGAAGTCGCCGAGTCGGACAAGCTCATTGCCGGGTTCACCCGGCTCCTGGTCGATCCAGACATAGAAGCCGGGGCGAAAAAGGCAATCGCCCGGCAGCTATCGGAGGCGGAAGCCAAGCGGGATACGCTACGCCAGTCGTTGGAAACCCTGGCCGTCCAATCGGTCGCCGACATGGACGATCTCATGGCCGATTGCCTGCAAGCGTTCCTCGAAGCGAAGGCGAATTTCGCAAGCCTGATGACACCGTCTCAAATGAACCGGTTCATTGCGGACGTGATCGGGCCGATGGCCGTCCTCCCGGACGGGCGGATAGCGCAAAAAGAGGCCGTCCTGACAGCCGAAGCTATGAGGACGGCCGGCATAGCGGGGGCTGGACTCGAACCAGCGACCTCCGGGTTATGAGCCCGACGAGCTACCAACTGCTCTACCCCGCATCCATATTAGAAGCAGGACTCTAGGTTGCCATGCTGTGACTGTCAAGCGGGCGAAAATCTGCGTCGAGTCACGGCGGCGGACCTTCTAGTAAAGAATCAAGAAATCGTCCCGGCAGCCGCGATTAAACCGTCGCGGACCTGACCCGGCCGACTGTCGGTTTTCTCTGAAGACGCTCCCTGTCGTCGTTTATTTCTTGCGATCTTCGAACTTCAGCGACGCCGAGTTGATGCAATAGCGCATGCGCGTCGGAGCAGGTCCGTCGTCGAACAAGTGGCCCAGGTGCGCACCGCACTTTTTGCATTGCACCTCAGTCCGGACCATGCCAAAGGCTCGGTCCTCCTTTTCGGCAATCTTGTCCTCCTCCTTCGGGGCGAAGAAACTGGGCCAGCCGGTCCCGGAGTTGAACTTCGTCGTCGAGTCAAAAAGTGGCTCGCCGCAGCAAACACACCGATACACGCCGTCTCCGTGATGATCCCAATACTTCCCGGTGAACGGTGGTTCAGTCGCACTGCACCGTGCCACCTGATACTGTTCCGGCGTCAACTCCTTCTTCCAATCTGCCTCACTCTTGGAAACCTTGTCGGCCATCGGTGCTTTCTCCTGTTGTTCGCCTGCCGATCCAGAAACCCGAGAGGAATCACCCGTCGAGGTTGACGCCCGGAGCTCTCTCGCCACAGGAGCCTTGTCGCTGCCCTCATTGCATGCCAAGAACGGCAATATCGCCATCGCCGCCACTAACCAACTCTGAAATCGCACAATCTGTCTCCTCCGGCGTCGGACTGACCGAGAATTGTAGTCCTGCACAAACGGCACATGCCATGTCATCCGGGCCCGTGAATTCACGTGTCATCCCTGATTAGATGTATCAGGCCGCTCCGCGGTGACAGGGATCATTTCACGTTTACGAGCGTGGGCGACTTGTCCGCGATCGCCAAGCCCCATATTCTCGCGGCTCGAGTTTCGTAAGGTTCCCGGGTCGATTTGAGAGAATTCAAGACTTTGAGCCTCTTGACCATTGCAGAGTTCCTTGGCGGTCTCGGGCTTCTGCTCGTCGGGGCCGAAGTACTCGTTCGCGGGGCGGCCCGCCTAGCCGCGGCCGTGGGGATTTCTTCGTTGGTGGTGGGGCTGACCGTGGTTGCCATAGGGACCAGCGCCCCCGAACTGGCGGTAACGATCAAGTCGGGCTTGTCCGGCAAGAGCGACATCGGCCTGGGCAACCTGATCGGAAGCAACATCTGCAACATTCTGCTTGTGTTGGGCCTCTCAGCCGTCATCGGTCAGCTAGGCGTGGCCACGCAGATCGTGCGAATCGATATCTGGGTCATGATCCTGGCGGGCGTTGCAGTGGCCTCAATGAGCATCGATGGTGTCGTCGATCGACTCGACGGCGTCGTCCTTGCGACCGGCGCAGTTGCCTACACCATGTTCTGCATCTACGTGAGCCGACGCGAAAACGCGCGGATCAATGCGGCGTACGCGAAGGAATTCGGAGGACCGAAGACACCCATGCCGACTTCGTGGTTATGGAATGGCGTGCTGGTGGCGGGGGGGCTCGGTCTGCTGGTACTCGGCGCGGATTGGCTG is part of the Planctomycetia bacterium genome and harbors:
- a CDS encoding tyrosine-type recombinase/integrase, which gives rise to MNETSIVLQPVRELTPIEGIEVPVIVADAGANARFAYAEFFGDQIASDYTRRAYRHAVHRFLKWCEAEDLDLARIPPGGVGHYIRTLMTTDSRPASKPTRKLHLAAIRKFFDALVQRHAVALNPASSVRGPVVRNVIGKTPATDPAQARALLHSIDTSGVIGLRDRAILATLMYTACRAGAVSKLRLRDYYTDGRQHYLRFDEKGGVDRQIPCRHDLQGYIEEYIAAAPAGDSDAPLFRTALGRTQQLSDRPFEAKDIHRMVKRRLAAAGLPTILTCHSFRATTATDLLEQGVPLEDVQELLGHADPRTTRLYDRRDRSVTRNVVERISI
- a CDS encoding type II secretion system protein, with protein sequence MIELLVVIAIIAFLTLWPPPRMCAGRAKAGFHVD
- a CDS encoding ParB/RepB/Spo0J family partition protein — protein: MAIELVPLSRIEIRSNVRDRLVEDEQIALAESIRQNGIQVPCIGYEDGAFVVPLDGHRRIDAAPRAGLDAVPMCVLDHPPSHGEAARLQLVINCYRADLKPTERGRAYERLMTEFGVTAAELASHANEKSEATISKLVAILVLPKPIQDLIDAGRIPISSGYALATVNNSVEREQLVAGVLDGRLKRDQLVKLIKSRKRDQQPPRRPRQAKRPPRERVTMPLGAGRAITVAGPELSVDTLITWLDQLLNRIKRINAPGVGLKDLATLLRPTQTAERKSD
- a CDS encoding DUF1232 domain-containing protein, whose product is MSLPQSKLRSVGMEMSKWALVCGLLLMVPSPVDVLPDVVPGVGWLDDFGYIIGAIGAAKGAMNERKRRAMWEEAEFEETLAAKRGEASPSDSDDDDDQREAA
- a CDS encoding TraM recognition domain-containing protein, which codes for MLNAGFGGLVLTAKSDERALWESYCRETGRLGDLLIVGPDAKLRFNFLDHELNRQGTGAGLTENIVNVFSTVMEIRDRNAGAGGGREDGTFWKQGALKGMRNSVDLVSLATGGVSVPDLVRVVLSAPLSPAQICDRGFQESSLCFQYLKVADQKEKTERQTHDFGVVADYYLLEWPNLAERTRSVIQATFMGWADMLNRGLLRELFCTDTTITPEAVENGKIILIDLPVKEFGEVGQFAQVLFKYCFQRSIERRNVAESPRPVFLWADEAQHFITSYDMQFQTTCRSARVATVNLTQNVSNVYAALGGGDKGRAEADSLFANLNTKIFHANGDPVTNEWAASLIGRARQFLASGNSSYDNDHRWAAAVGLDWLDGGGSTSAGFSETFEYEVQPREFTRLRTGGPANGWIVDGIVFQNGRTFAASGRTWLKTAFRQRP
- the msrB gene encoding peptide-methionine (R)-S-oxide reductase MsrB; translated protein: MADKVSKSEADWKKELTPEQYQVARCSATEPPFTGKYWDHHGDGVYRCVCCGEPLFDSTTKFNSGTGWPSFFAPKEEDKIAEKEDRAFGMVRTEVQCKKCGAHLGHLFDDGPAPTRMRYCINSASLKFEDRKK
- a CDS encoding calcium/sodium antiporter, whose translation is MTIAEFLGGLGLLLVGAEVLVRGAARLAAAVGISSLVVGLTVVAIGTSAPELAVTIKSGLSGKSDIGLGNLIGSNICNILLVLGLSAVIGQLGVATQIVRIDIWVMILAGVAVASMSIDGVVDRLDGVVLATGAVAYTMFCIYVSRRENARINAAYAKEFGGPKTPMPTSWLWNGVLVAGGLGLLVLGADWLVDAAVALARSIGMSQRVIGLTVVAIGTSAPEIATSVMAGLKGQRDIAVGNVIGSCVFNLLAILGLGAVASPGGLLVSRAAMMFDIPVMMASAFLCIPVFFTGLRIARLEGLLFLLYYAAYTTYLVLDAKHSRSMDDYRTVMLYGVIPCSLVPVGLSVTRSLRAARQRSRQGSTTERT